The following proteins are encoded in a genomic region of Lytechinus variegatus isolate NC3 chromosome 7, Lvar_3.0, whole genome shotgun sequence:
- the LOC121418894 gene encoding B-cell lymphoma/leukemia 11B-like, which produces MFNEFSFLYSLFLFADPHAAEKYICVSCKGLFENAATLLKHAQEDHGMQIYTFPKEERPFSRSRSVSVESVSQVDSLSPKSTTSSTSKQLIPKPIESSLPQIIHPPLAPIPVHSPHSHPVDGHTPPFPVLIRPTGPDRLYSPGMERLYPHINHMHRRDFHMPPPESRITEIPPHISPVSIADFHTPQLPFVPPPPPPLPPPHLQPQHQPPTDSSAANHLKLLAKKSPPLSPHRRLPYPGYPTRRYPSFSSKGKSCEFCGKTFKFQSNLVVHRRSHTGEKPFKCHLCDHACSQASKLKRHMKTHMNKPPSAMGSAPDMDDKDENSNEEEGQEGSMGTGDRKNMSDSSSPEEEEMEEEEEEEDEEEEEKEEEEEEEEEPDEADMVDIKPKEPEREDEEITVKSEGEAKSSEQEFEEERSKERRPSSADVERVRNVSRGSPKGLSHHHSSLLSEMMVNSGLDEIQQYSEAFKQAIAERNIIFGKPRSSSDVSSPENHHPRNSNSRPPSRPQDHHSPIESSLMARLRAEHTLLQGNHPLTPGIAERSAMSDLELVTNRIKMEPSTSWPPSPLAIHREPLMSSPVRSDASPLGTTNGGPAAFFAQRRFIESNGGMPSNAVLPYSSPPNRMKPQRATEKRSDTCEFCGKRFKNCSNLTVHRRSHTGEKPYKCQLCSYACAQSSKLTRHMKTHGHGAKEVFKCEVCNMPFSVYSTLEKHMKKEHWGAIKGLAPRSDAVGARMYSYKANLPGLSK; this is translated from the coding sequence ATGTTTAatgaattttcctttttatattctttatttctctttgcAGATCCCCACGCAGCTGAAAAATACATATGTGTGTCTTGCAAGGGCTTGTTTGAGAATGCTGCAACTCTCCTAAAACATGCACAGGAGGACCATGGAATGCAGATATACACATTTCCAAAGGAGGAGAGACCTTTCTCAAGGTCCCGGTCTGTGTCTGTGGAGTCGGTCTCTCAGGTTGACTCCCTCTCACCCAAGAGCACAACATCTAGCACCAGCAAGCAGCTTATTCCCAAACCAATAGAGAGCAGTTTACCACAAATTATTCACCCTCCACTGGCTCCTATACCAGTCCACAGTCCACATTCTCATCCTGTAGATGGTCACACGCCACCGTTTCCAGTCTTAATTCGTCCAACGGGCCCAGATAGGCTGTATTCACCTGGGATGGAGAGGCTGTATCCCCATATAAATCACATGCACCGGAGGGATTTTCATATGCCTCCTCCAGAGAGTAGAATCACTGAGATACCACCACATATATCTCCTGTCAGCATAGCCGACTTTCACACTCCTCAGCTGCCATTTGTCCCCCCTCCACCGCCACCCCTACCGCCACCACACCTTCAACCGCAACATCAACCACCGACGGATTCCAGTGCTGCAAACCACTTGAAGCTGTTGGCCAAAAAGAGCCCACCACTCTCACCACACAGGCGTCTGCCTTACCCTGGCTATCCGACCCGCAGGTATCCATCTTTCTCGTCCAAGGGCAAGTCATGTGAATTCTGCGGGAAGACGTTCAAGTTCCAGAGCAACTTGGTTGTCCATCGCAGATCTCATACAGGTGAGAAACCTTTTAAGTGTCATCTGTGTGACCATGCCTGCAGTCAAGCCAGCAAGCTAAAGCGGCACATGAAGACGCACATGAATAAACCACCATCGGCAATGGGGTCCGCTCCAGATATGGATGATAAGGATGAAAACAGCAATGAGGAAGAAGGGCAAGAGGGATCAATGGGCACCGGCGATAGAAAGAATATGAGTGATAGCTCCTCCCCAGAAGAGGAAGAAatggaggaggaagaagaagaggaagatgaggaagaggaggaaaaggaagaagaggaagaagaagaggaagaaccTGATGAGGCAGACATGGTTGATATAAAACCAAAGGAACCTGAAAGAGAGGATGAAGAAATAACTGTGAAGTCTGAAGGTGAGGCCAAATCATCAGAACAAGAATTTGAAGAGGAAAGATCCAAGGAAAGGAGGCCATCAAGTGCTGATGTGGAACGCGTGAGGAATGTGAGCAGAGGGAGTCCTAAAGGGCTATCACATCATCATTCTTCATTGTTAAGTGAGATGATGGTCAATTCTGGATTAGATGAAATTCAGCAATACAGCGAAGCATTCAAGCAGGCCATAGCAGAACGGAATATAATCTTTGGAAAGCCTCGATCATCGAGTGATGTATCGTCACCAGAAAACCACCATCCACGTAATTCTAACAGCAGGCCACCATCCAGACCACAGGATCACCACAGTCCCATTGAATCAAGTCTGATGGCAAGGCTACGAGCAGAGCATACCCTTCTGCAAGGTAATCATCCTTTAACACCAGGTATAGCAGAGCGTAGTGCTATGTCTGACTTGGAACTGGTGACCAATCGCATCAAAATGGAACCATCAACATCATGGCCACCTTCTCCTTTAGCAATACACAGAGAACCACTCATGTCATCACCCGTCCGCTCAGATGCCAGCCCACTTGGAACAACAAATGGCGGTCCAGCTGCTTTCTTTGCTCAGCGTCGCTTCATAGAATCCAATGGTGGCATGCCATCCAACGCTGTACTCCCGTACTCAAGTCCTCCCAATAGAATGAAGCCACAAAGGGCAACGGAGAAACGGAGCGATACCTGCGAGTTCTGTGGCAAGCGGTTCAAGAATTGCAGCAACTTGACGGTCCATCGTCGTTCACACACTGGTGAGAAGCCGTACAAATGTCAGCTGTGTTCATATGCTTGTGCTCAGAGTAGCAAGCTTACACGCCACATGAAGACCCATGGTCATGGTGCAAAAGAAGTCTTCAAGTGTGAGGTGTGCAACATGCCCTTCTCTGTCTACAGCACTCTAGAAAAGCACATGAAGAAAGAGCATTGGGGGGCCATCAAGGGGTTGGCACCTCGTTCTGACGCGGTGGGTGCACGAATGTACAGCTACAAGGCCAATCTACCAGGATTGTCTAAGTGA